The Mastomys coucha isolate ucsf_1 unplaced genomic scaffold, UCSF_Mcou_1 pScaffold20, whole genome shotgun sequence nucleotide sequence TGCAGGTCTTCCCTTGAGCTGAAGGGCGGAAATGTGGTCATTTCTCCCAGGTCACACCTTCattttgaaagagcagcaagtctTAATTCTCAGGATCATGACCAGGCCAAGAGTCAGGCACCGGTGGCTACGAAATCTTTCTCCCCATCATACCAGTGAGGGAACCACATCAAACAGGCTGGCTGGGATGAGAACACCTGTGTTTGAGAGCTAGTGGGACGGACATCAAAGTGCTATGTTCACCTTCGAGAGTTCTCTGCTCCATAAACACAGAGGCATGAGTGGTCCAGGGCACAGAAGCTGAGAGGCGAAGCAACCGCATCCTTTAACCTGCACACATGCTTTCAGAGGGCCCACCTgacccccttctccttctcctttctccctgcaGTGAGTAGATCATGAGTGGGGAAATCATGTTCACCTGAGCTCAAACTTCCCTCTATTTATGACTCAGAACCCCAAATTCCCTATGAAAGTGGCACCTCGAGTCCATGTGGCTCCTCCCCCAAGTCCATGCTCCAGAgacgctcccctcccccactgtctgTGTGTGGAGCCGCAGGCCTAAGAGGTGACCGTAGGTTGGGGGGTGGGTGGTCAGAACTTAGCCAAGGGTCCTGGAGCATCCACTCTTGCATTTGATTCCCCTCTCAGTGGGGATTCTGAGGTGAGCAGAGGACCCAGCAGAGCTGGGAACCTCCTCCTTGCTCTTGCTCCTCTGGGCTTGCTAAGCCCAAGAGTACTGCCAGAGGTGAGCTAGGTCCACATCAAGCCCCGGCACTCCACGCTAACTAAGCACAGACAGAAGAGTCCTACATAGcctgctctgccttctctctgaAAACAGCCTTTTCCAGACACTCCGAACCACGTTTCCTTGCTATAATCCCCACTTCACTTAGTCAAAGGATTTTCACTGGTGTCTGCTCTTTGCAAAAATTATTCAGTGAACCCTGACCGCTAGTGACAGTACCTCAGGTCTCCATTTCAGAAATTCCACACTTCAGTGGACCTTGAATAGTGTGTCTAAGTGGTTGTCCGCAGAGAGCCAAGTTCATGGTCGCTGTGTGCACCCGGGCGCTGTGGTACCATTTTGCTTATTTCAGTCGGATGCAGTCTACCTCCTCAGTGACAGGCATCCCCGTGGTCCTGAGGTCGAGGTCAGCGCTGGCCTTGCTCCCACTGGGAGAGGTCCTCCACTGGAGCCGCAGGATCCTCTTGAGGTACCTACTGGTGTTATTCCTGACAGTCACAAAGCACAGCGTATTGATCATGCTGTTGCTCATAGCGATGCACTCCACCACGTAGAAAGCGGTGAGGTAGTGCTTCTCCTTCACAAACACGGAGGGGAAGAAGTCACGCACGATAGTGAAGCCATAGAAGGGAGCCCAGCACAGCACATAGGCAGAGAGGACGCACACGAGCCCCAGCACCGTTCTGCGGCGACAGCGCAGCCTCCGTCGGATCTGCTCTGTCTGGAAGCCGGGCACCGCCTTGAACCAGAGCTCCCGGGACACCCTGGCATAGCACAGGGTCATGGCGACTACAGGACCCACGAACTCGAGGCCGAAGACCAAAAGGAAATAGGACCTGTAGTAGAACTGCTGGTCCACCGGCCAGATCTGACCGCAGAAGATCTTCTCCTGGCTCTCCACGATGACCAACACAGTCTCAGTGGTGAAGTAGGCGGCTGGGATGGCGATGAGGATGGACACGGACCACACCAGGAAGATCAGGCCTGCGGCTGTTTGACACTTCATCCGCGGTCTCAGCGGGTGCACAATGGCCAGATACCTGAGCAAGAACAGAAAAAAGGAGTCAACCTGGAAGGGACCTGCCGGTGAGAATGTCCCTCTGGGAACACTATGCAGCAATAGGGAATGTTTCCTGAGAATGATGCCCAGGGCTAGGGCTCCGCAGCAGCAAATCTCAGCACCACCTCTAACGCCTTCTCCCATCTCGCCTTTCTCATCTGCCCACGTATTTAGATGGTTTAAAGATTACATGCGATAATGAATACCATATTCCTAGCTAATTTTTAAATCTGACATATACTAGGAGGAAAGTGGTGGAAATTCCTTTTAAATGTGGTAATTATACTTCTCATAGGTCTCTGGCTAGGCACTGGTCCATCATGTCTCCCTAAAGCCCGCAAAGTTCAAAGTTAAGCCTGACAATTCCACCTTGAATAGTTGATGGGAAAAAAAGCATCCTTTCCAACCGAAGCGTGAGccaaagttttgttttcattccacGTTTCAGAAAGCATTGTTCTGCACACAGAGAGGGCAAATATAATTACCTCATTTTCCACCTGGAAAGATACGGGCTGTTAAGAGATGAGGAACTTTCTCGAGGTTGTACGCCACGAGACCCTTGACAGAACGCATTTTGACCCTATCTCACAGGACTGATGTGAAAAATCAATTAGTGTTcatgaggctttttttttaaaccacaaagCATCAGGCAATATCAGCTgctgctttttctctctcccagagaACCCACACGGTTACCACAGtggtccaggaagcagagagcacttTGTGGGGTGTGAGTCACCTGCGTGGTATGACGGCGTCCTTCTCCAGAgtgcacacacatttgtgcaGAGAGCTCCAGCTTCCGGGAAGGCTTTGCACAGCTGGCAGGGTTGGGAGAAGGGTGGGGGGGGGTGACGTGGGAAGGACTGGCCAGCACTGGAGACAAACGCTTGTGTGTCCACAGCTGATCCCAGCAGTGGGAGGCAACGTGACAGTACCCCCAAAAGAAAAGCCAGACCGGCTCTGTTCTCTTGGTAAGTACCCCTTTCTTTCTGGGGATTTTGATCTGAAGAAAGAtcccttcttgtgtgtgtgtgtgtgtgtgtgtgtgtgtgtgtgtgttttctgatttAATTTCACAGGTAAGCACTCCACACTGGGTGAACTTGGAGGGCCCCTGGGGTGAGACCCCTGTTCTCTTGAGCTCCAGAAGTTTAAAGACACTGGATAGGGCATGCTTACCCTCCGGACACCCCACATGACTGCTGGCTGGCCACCAGCATGCATCCCTGGAACTCTGGGCAACTCCTTAGTGCTGAAAAACTGGAACAGGGTTATGTGCATGGTTGGCATCACACATGCATGGGCCCTTTACAGGAGCCATGATGCTGGCTGGAGCGTAGCCCAATGGAAGAGAACCAGTCTAGCAtgcagaggctctgggttcagatcacatcagcacacacacaaacacacacacacacagtgagagagagagagagagagagagagaacagacagagacagacagacagacagacagacagacagacagacagagctccTGAGTTGTGATTAAAATactctggcaaaagcaacttaatgaAGGAAGGGCTCATCCTGCCTCACAGTTGAAGGTGACAGCTATGTTTCTGAAGTGACATGGCAGGAAAGGCAAGGCAGTAGGGACTTGAAGCAGCCATCCCATCCACAGCCAGCAGTGATGAATGCCAATGCACAGACTGCATTAGTCATCTTATATAGTCCAAGATCCTCACCCAGGCAACGGTGGCACCCACAGTGAACAGTGACCATCACTGAGACACACACCAACAGGCAAAGGGCAGAAAACTGTCCCAGAGATGTCCATCGGCCTTCGCTGTGGGACTCTACATTGGTAAGAAGTTTACAATCACAAGCCAATGCTTTCACTTAGGCATTTGATTTAGGGGATTCCAATCAAGCACACGCTAACTATTTCATTAGGTAATCTCAACCTTTCTGAAGGACTAAGACAGCAAAGATGCCCGTTTGATGGAGAGTCAAACGCTGCCCCTGTTTCCAACAGGAATGGGCATGCTCCCTTCACCTGACCTATCCAGACCTTCACCCGGTCCCTGACCCTTCTCTTTGCCATAGACTTGTTTCCTACCTACGATGTTCCTTGAAGCAGTCAGACCACGGGcagccccttttctctctctatgaACATAGCTTCACTTGCTCTGTGTCCAGAACCCCAGTGGTTTACGTTCAGATCCACTCAAAGCCAAGAGTTCCCAGAGAACAACGAATATAAGGCTCACCGGCAAAGCAATAGCTTTGCAGCGGTTGTATGATAACCAAGGGCTAGGTGCTTCAGCAGAGGGTGAGACGCCATGCCTGTCCCCATCTAAGGTCGACCATGACAATGGTTGTTGGAGCAGCTTCTAGGCTGCTCTGAGCATGGATAGCCAACCCCAGCTGATGAATGCCTCAGGGGCGGCTGTGCTTTCAGAGCCTGGGTGATATGATTCAGCACTGTTGGACACAGACCCTGTTTTCTTCCGCACCCTAGGCCAGAGGAGAGGAGTCTCCCAGCATTTTATAAGCAGCAGACCAGGTTACGTACACCTCAGGGACAATTTCTACATCAAGAGGGAGCCAAGAGGCCCTACCCAGGGCTGGGGTGGAGGTGAGGCCTTCCTGCAGCATCTTGATGACTCCTTTAGGCTGTCCTCCTCTGGTAGGTTTTATATCTTCTGAAGTAGGGCCCCATCCTTTTTGAACACTATTCTGAAGATCCTGCTCCTGGTTCACGCGCTTGCCCAAGGTTCTGTGGTGGCTGGAAGCATTCTCACCTCCTGGCTTCCTCAAACACTGGCCTCACCTCTAAGAAGACTCCTCCCTTTTGCTGATGATCATGTTTATTAAATTCTCCCTCCTCTGAGCTGCCTCCTTTCCCTGCTACACTGACCTTCTCCAAACTTCCCTGAGAAGGTCACCCTGGCTTACTACTTAACCATCTCGCTCACCATCAGTCCCTTGTCTGGAGAGATCTTGTCTATGCCTTTTCTCATTTTGCCGTCAGTGAGTGTGGGGCAATATTAGTTACAATAACTAATAAAACTTTACCCTGTCAGTGGACACTGGATGAACAGAAACTTTCATTATCAGAAAGACCATAAtcgggtttttttggtttttttttgttttttttgttttttgttttttttttttttttttttttttggaaaaggggagggagatgcGTTTACTTAGCCTGAGCTTAGGGTGAGTTGTAATGCTAAGCAACTGAAGGCTGGGAATTCTGTGGAAGGGTTAGAGCTGAGCACGGCAGAAGATGTGGCCCAGCAGGTGTGCGGCCTTGGACAGGACATTGTCCCAGCCTCCTCTACTGTTGGCCGTCTGATTTCAATGTCTCCTCAGTCTGCCCAGCTGCCCCAGTCAGATACATCCTCCCTTTCAATCACTTAAGTGTACATACATTCTTTCAAAAAGAGTATCTATGTAGAATGACTACTCAGTGTTGGGTACTGTTCTGAAGGCTAGGGATCCTGTGGTAAGCACTGTCCCCCTAGGTATCAAGGTTGGGAAGTCTCTCATCTGGCCAGTCTCTCCATCTTAGAGCATTTGATCAAATTGTCCAGGTCACTCTTGTCCCTGCTGAGGTTCACTCCTGTCCCCAGTTTGCAGAGTTTGGAATACATATCAGCTATTTAAGCAAGAAACCAGAGTTACATTCAAGAAGAGCCATTTGTTTACAACCTCGCTTACCTTCCTTAAGCCACAAAGCCTTCTCTCTGTTCCTGGAATGCATCAGgcttgttcctgcctccaggcttttGTGCTTATAAGTCCCTTTATCCAAAACACTTTCTCTCAGTCCTCACAGCGAGAACCCTCTGCATCAGTCCTGAGTCATCCAAATGTCTTCTCAGAGACACCTCTCCTGACCTGTCAAGCTCTCCTACTCAGGCATTTTTGGTGTTTCTACTGGTGcgtttgtgttttgtatttctcACTTCTGAAATTACCTTCAGTGGTTCTTTTCCTGATAGAGAACTCTCTTCATCCTTTGCTATAGCTTCATCAGGAACtagatgtttcatttttgcttaCCACAGGATCCTCAGCCTTCAGAACAGTACCCAACACTGAGTAGTCATTCTACATAGACACTCTTTTTGAAACAATGtatgtatacttaagtgactgaAAGGGAGGATGTATCTGACTGGGGCAGCTGGGCAGACTGAAGAGACATTGAAATCAGACGGCCAACAGTAGAGGAGGCTGGGACAATGCAGCCAAGTGAACCTCGGCAGGGACAAGAATGACCTGGACAATTTGATCAAATGCTCTAAGATGGAGAGACTGGCCAGATGAGAGACTTCCCAACCTCGATACCTAGGGGGACAGTGAAAGCAAGAACTATTCTGTGAGGCAACAATTCATAGCCTGTTTCTTAGccttacattatgatttgtacaCCATGATGTTAGCTCACCAGAAACACTCCAGCTTACTCCCGTTTGCTGTCACTTATGgtcttttaatattaatttaagaaCCATGATAGCCACTCCTTATTCAGTACTTACTCTGTCCTCTCATTGTTCCATCCatgcatggcagcacacacctgtgatccaagCATTCAGATGCATGGGGCAGAaggactgtgagttcaaagccccCTCACCGCCCCCCCCCGGGGCTTTttaatgagacccagtctcaaaatatcaagatagaaaaagaaacaccTTGTATTGTAGGTATGATTGCGTTCTGCCTGCAAAGCAACCCAGAACATTAGATTCTCTTACTGCCCTCAAAGCCCGTGGCAAAAAGAGGGCAGATAACCCAGGGGCAGCCCCATGGTAAGTGGAGGGCACCAAGAGATTCCAATCAAGCACACACTAACTATTCCTGCAGAAATTTCACTAAACAAAGGCATTTTAACAACAAGctatatattttgttatacatTGGGTAAAAGTTTAGTTGCCCCAAGCTAAGAAAAATCAAACCTGAAAAGTCACTGGGTTTTGAACAGCACCCGAGACAAAA carries:
- the Prokr1 gene encoding prokineticin receptor 1; its protein translation is METTVGALGENATDDFTDFFSARDGHEAQTAPLPFTFTYGDYDMPLDEEEDVTNSRTFFAAKIVIGMALVGIMLVCGIGNFIFITALARYKKLRNLTNLLIANLAISDFLVAIVCCPFEMDYYVVRQLSWEHGHVLCASVNYLRTVSLYVSTNALLAIAIDRYLAIVHPLRPRMKCQTAAGLIFLVWSVSILIAIPAAYFTTETVLVIVESQEKIFCGQIWPVDQQFYYRSYFLLVFGLEFVGPVVAMTLCYARVSRELWFKAVPGFQTEQIRRRLRCRRRTVLGLVCVLSAYVLCWAPFYGFTIVRDFFPSVFVKEKHYLTAFYVVECIAMSNSMINTLCFVTVRNNTSRYLKRILRLQWRTSPSGSKASADLDLRTTGMPVTEEVDCIRLK